The following coding sequences are from one Pelmatolapia mariae isolate MD_Pm_ZW linkage group LG4, Pm_UMD_F_2, whole genome shotgun sequence window:
- the axin1 gene encoding axin-1 isoform X1: MDAGTMSISDKRGYLADLGGSFTEDAPRPPVPGEEGELICSDGRQHSNLGFSSKNESLKCEPSVATPRRSDLDLGYEPEGSASPTPPYLKWAESLHSLLDDQDGILLFRTFLKQEECADMLDFWFACSGFRKLEASEVTEEKKVKLAKLIYKKYILDNNGIVSRQIKPATKAFIRDCVMKLHIDPAMFDQAQTEIQTMMEENTYPLFLKSDLYLEYTRTGGESPKLYSDQSLVSGNGKGLSSYLPPLKEYEEWRCDQGPEELPECDPTPSSRLTQKLLMETAQQRVANSTRFQDSHEYRHAPCRETINPYYVNTGHVMAPATSANDSEQQSMSSDADTISLTDSSVDGVPPYRYRKQHRREMHESARANGLVPLPHIPRPNRIPKDIHVEPERFAAELIRRLEGVLKEREAQEKLEERLKRVQLEEEADEVMMATATSLSSHRFPPGAYSQNYNPRYADNTYSGPFVGDAHEENPESILDDHVQRVMKTPGCQSPGTGRHSPKLRSPDGFPGIKGIGLPGQGKHPSRHGFKGETSHLYHHKHHSHHTSVGKPKEQVEADLVTHVHGSFPWSIESSHYGSKSRSYADGMGSNPMDYAGYIGRGGTQCKRAFKRGEELRPYDMPGPGEEMEKNQKILLWLMEGQKEMVQHKRSPYGSTTGSKRTVGHEGSRLGSTERSGSMHPCISGQLRNSVQPSHPFIQDPTMPPNPAPSPLIQLEEVCRRLEEEKMKSGTLQPKQRYVLEVIQRGRTAVRPAQFPQLSVVPAVSDSELSEPEHKATKKQPCENITVAYYFCEELIPYRTSVKGRVVTLGQFKELLTKKGNYRYYFKKVSDEFDCGVVFEEVREDDAILPIFEEKIIGKVEKVD; the protein is encoded by the exons ATGGATGCTGGGACTATGAGCATAAGCGACAAACGGGGCTACTTAGCAGACCTAGGAGGCAGCTTCACTGAGGATGCTCCCAGACCTCCTGTCCCCGGTGAAGAAGGAGAGCTCATATGCAGTGATGGTCGCCAGCACAGCAACCTCGGCTTCTCCTCGAAGAATGAGAGCCTCAAATGTGAGCCGTCTGTGGCTACACCCAGGCGATCTGACTTGGACCTGGGTTACGAGCCGGAGGGCAGCGCTTCGCCAACACCACCCTACTTAAAGTGGGCGGAATCTCTTCATTCTCTCCTGGATGACCAGGATGGCATCCTGCTGTTTAGGACGTTCCTCAAGCAAGAGGAATGTGCAGATATGTTGGACTTCTGGTTTGCCTGCAGTGGTTTTCGGAAACTTGAAGCCAGTGAGGTTACTGAGGAGAAGAAGGTGAAACTGGCAAAGCTGatatacaaaaaatacatcCTGGACAACAATGGGATTGTCTCTAGACAGATCAAACCAGCTACAAAGGCCTTCATCAGAGACTGTGTGATGAAGCTTCACATTGATCCTGCCATGTTTGATCAGGCTCAGACTGAAATACAGACTATGATGGAGGAAAATACCTATCCATTATTCCTTAAATCTGACCTATATTTGGAATACACACGGACAGGGGGTGAAAGCCCAAAGTTGTACAGTGACCAGAGCTTGGTTTCTGGCAATGGAAAGGGGCTATCGAGCTATTTACCACCTTTAAAGGAGTATGAGGAATGGAGATGCGACCAAGGACCAGAGGAGCTGCCTGAGTGTGACCCCACGCCAAGCAGCCGTCTTACTCAGAAGCTGCTGATGGAGACGGCACAGCAACGAGTTGCCAACAGCACAAGATTCCAGGACAGTCACGAGTACAG GCATGCACCATGTCGGGAGACAATCAACCCGTACTACGTCAACACTGGCCATGTTATGGCTCCTGCCACCAGCGCCAATGACAGTGAGCAACAGAGCATGTCCAGTGACGCAGACACCATTTCCCTTACGGACAGCAGTGT AGATGGGGTTCCACCCTACAGATACCGCAAGCAGCATCGCCGCGAGATGCATGAAAGTGCCAGAGCAAATGGGCTAGTGCCACTACCTCATATTCCA CGCCCAAACCGGATTCCAAAGGATATACACGTGGAGCCAGAAAGGTTTGCTGCAGAGCTGATCAGGAGACTGGAGGGTGTACTGAAAGAGAGGGAGGCTCAGGAGAAACTAGAGGAACGACTGAAGAGAGTACAGTTG GAAGAGGAGGCTGACGAAGTCATGATGGCCACAGCAACATCATTATCCAGTCACAGGTTCCCCCCTGGTGCTTATTCACAGAATTACAACCCCCGCTATGCTGACAACACCTACAGCGGTCCTTTTGTCGGAGATGCTCATGAAGAAAACCCAGAGAGCATCTTGGACGACCACGTGCAGCGAGTCATGAAGACCCCGGGCTGCCAGTCGCCGGGAACCGGCCGTCATTCTCCAAAGTTGCGCTCACCAGACGGTTTCCCAGGGATAAAAGGGATTGGGCTGCCAGGCCAGGGTAAACATCCATCCAGGCACGGTTTCAAGGGAGAAACTAGCCACTTGTACCACCACAAACACCATAGCCACCACACAAGCGTGGGCAAGCCCAAAGAGCAGGTGGAGGCTGATTTAGTCACGCATGTGCATGGGAGCTTTCCCTGGAGCATCGAGTCAAGTCATTACGGATCAAAGTCTCGCAGCTATGCAGACGGCATGGGATCCAACCCCATGGACTATGCAGGGTACAT CGGGAGAGGTGGCACCCAGTGTAAAAGAGCATTCAAGAGAGGTGAGGAATTGCGGCCTTATGACATGCCGGGGCCTGGAGAGGAGATGGAGAAAAACCAGAAGATCCTTTTGTGGCTGATGGAAGGACAGAAAGAAATGGTTCAACATAAGAGAAGCCCATATGG GAGCACCACTGGGTCCAAAAGGACTGTTGGACATGAAGGATCCCGCCTCGGCTCAACAGAGCGGTCAGGGTCGATGCATCCGTGCATCAGTGGCCAGCTGCGGAACAGTGTGCAGCCGTCTCACCCTTTCATCCAGGATCCCACCATGCCGCCCAACCCAGCTCCCAGCCCCCTCATTCAGCTGGAGGAGGTTTGCCGGCGACTCGAGGAGGAGAAGATGAAGTCCGGAACATTGCAGCCTAAGCAAAG GTATGTGCTGGAGGTGATCCAGAGGGGTCGCACAGCAGTCAGGCCCGCACAGTTCCCTCAGCTCAGCGTTGTACCTGCAGTTTCAGACAGCGAGCTCTCCGAGCCCGA ACATAAAGCTACTAAAAAGCAGccatgtgaaaacattactgtggCGTACTACTTCTGTGAGGAGCTGATACCTTACAGGACTTCTGTCAAAGGGAGGGTTGTCACGCTGGGTCAGTTCAAAGAACTGCTAACAAAGAAAGGAAATTACAG gtATTATTTCAAGAAGGTAAGCGATGAGTTTGACTGTGGGGTGGTGTTCGAAGAGGTACGTGAAGATGATGCTATCCTGCCCATCTTTGAGGAGAAGATCATTGGCAAAGTAGAAAAAGTTGACTAA
- the axin1 gene encoding axin-1 isoform X3 produces the protein MDAGTMSISDKRGYLADLGGSFTEDAPRPPVPGEEGELICSDGRQHSNLGFSSKNESLKCEPSVATPRRSDLDLGYEPEGSASPTPPYLKWAESLHSLLDDQDGILLFRTFLKQEECADMLDFWFACSGFRKLEASEVTEEKKVKLAKLIYKKYILDNNGIVSRQIKPATKAFIRDCVMKLHIDPAMFDQAQTEIQTMMEENTYPLFLKSDLYLEYTRTGGESPKLYSDQSLVSGNGKGLSSYLPPLKEYEEWRCDQGPEELPECDPTPSSRLTQKLLMETAQQRVANSTRFQDSHEYRHAPCRETINPYYVNTGHVMAPATSANDSEQQSMSSDADTISLTDSSVDGVPPYRYRKQHRREMHESARANGLVPLPHIPRPNRIPKDIHVEPERFAAELIRRLEGVLKEREAQEKLEERLKRVQLEEEADEVMMATATSLSSHRFPPGAYSQNYNPRYADNTYSGPFVGDAHEENPESILDDHVQRVMKTPGCQSPGTGRHSPKLRSPDGFPGIKGIGLPGQGKHPSRHGFKGETSHLYHHKHHSHHTSVGKPKEQVEADLVTHVHGSFPWSIESSHYGSKSRSYADGMGSNPMDYAGYIGRGGTQCKRAFKRGEELRPYDMPGPGEEMEKNQKILLWLMEGQKEMVQHKRSPYGSTTGSKRTVGHEGSRLGSTERSGSMHPCISGQLRNSVQPSHPFIQDPTMPPNPAPSPLIQLEEVCRRLEEEKMKSGTLQPKQRHKATKKQPCENITVAYYFCEELIPYRTSVKGRVVTLGQFKELLTKKGNYRYYFKKVSDEFDCGVVFEEVREDDAILPIFEEKIIGKVEKVD, from the exons ATGGATGCTGGGACTATGAGCATAAGCGACAAACGGGGCTACTTAGCAGACCTAGGAGGCAGCTTCACTGAGGATGCTCCCAGACCTCCTGTCCCCGGTGAAGAAGGAGAGCTCATATGCAGTGATGGTCGCCAGCACAGCAACCTCGGCTTCTCCTCGAAGAATGAGAGCCTCAAATGTGAGCCGTCTGTGGCTACACCCAGGCGATCTGACTTGGACCTGGGTTACGAGCCGGAGGGCAGCGCTTCGCCAACACCACCCTACTTAAAGTGGGCGGAATCTCTTCATTCTCTCCTGGATGACCAGGATGGCATCCTGCTGTTTAGGACGTTCCTCAAGCAAGAGGAATGTGCAGATATGTTGGACTTCTGGTTTGCCTGCAGTGGTTTTCGGAAACTTGAAGCCAGTGAGGTTACTGAGGAGAAGAAGGTGAAACTGGCAAAGCTGatatacaaaaaatacatcCTGGACAACAATGGGATTGTCTCTAGACAGATCAAACCAGCTACAAAGGCCTTCATCAGAGACTGTGTGATGAAGCTTCACATTGATCCTGCCATGTTTGATCAGGCTCAGACTGAAATACAGACTATGATGGAGGAAAATACCTATCCATTATTCCTTAAATCTGACCTATATTTGGAATACACACGGACAGGGGGTGAAAGCCCAAAGTTGTACAGTGACCAGAGCTTGGTTTCTGGCAATGGAAAGGGGCTATCGAGCTATTTACCACCTTTAAAGGAGTATGAGGAATGGAGATGCGACCAAGGACCAGAGGAGCTGCCTGAGTGTGACCCCACGCCAAGCAGCCGTCTTACTCAGAAGCTGCTGATGGAGACGGCACAGCAACGAGTTGCCAACAGCACAAGATTCCAGGACAGTCACGAGTACAG GCATGCACCATGTCGGGAGACAATCAACCCGTACTACGTCAACACTGGCCATGTTATGGCTCCTGCCACCAGCGCCAATGACAGTGAGCAACAGAGCATGTCCAGTGACGCAGACACCATTTCCCTTACGGACAGCAGTGT AGATGGGGTTCCACCCTACAGATACCGCAAGCAGCATCGCCGCGAGATGCATGAAAGTGCCAGAGCAAATGGGCTAGTGCCACTACCTCATATTCCA CGCCCAAACCGGATTCCAAAGGATATACACGTGGAGCCAGAAAGGTTTGCTGCAGAGCTGATCAGGAGACTGGAGGGTGTACTGAAAGAGAGGGAGGCTCAGGAGAAACTAGAGGAACGACTGAAGAGAGTACAGTTG GAAGAGGAGGCTGACGAAGTCATGATGGCCACAGCAACATCATTATCCAGTCACAGGTTCCCCCCTGGTGCTTATTCACAGAATTACAACCCCCGCTATGCTGACAACACCTACAGCGGTCCTTTTGTCGGAGATGCTCATGAAGAAAACCCAGAGAGCATCTTGGACGACCACGTGCAGCGAGTCATGAAGACCCCGGGCTGCCAGTCGCCGGGAACCGGCCGTCATTCTCCAAAGTTGCGCTCACCAGACGGTTTCCCAGGGATAAAAGGGATTGGGCTGCCAGGCCAGGGTAAACATCCATCCAGGCACGGTTTCAAGGGAGAAACTAGCCACTTGTACCACCACAAACACCATAGCCACCACACAAGCGTGGGCAAGCCCAAAGAGCAGGTGGAGGCTGATTTAGTCACGCATGTGCATGGGAGCTTTCCCTGGAGCATCGAGTCAAGTCATTACGGATCAAAGTCTCGCAGCTATGCAGACGGCATGGGATCCAACCCCATGGACTATGCAGGGTACAT CGGGAGAGGTGGCACCCAGTGTAAAAGAGCATTCAAGAGAGGTGAGGAATTGCGGCCTTATGACATGCCGGGGCCTGGAGAGGAGATGGAGAAAAACCAGAAGATCCTTTTGTGGCTGATGGAAGGACAGAAAGAAATGGTTCAACATAAGAGAAGCCCATATGG GAGCACCACTGGGTCCAAAAGGACTGTTGGACATGAAGGATCCCGCCTCGGCTCAACAGAGCGGTCAGGGTCGATGCATCCGTGCATCAGTGGCCAGCTGCGGAACAGTGTGCAGCCGTCTCACCCTTTCATCCAGGATCCCACCATGCCGCCCAACCCAGCTCCCAGCCCCCTCATTCAGCTGGAGGAGGTTTGCCGGCGACTCGAGGAGGAGAAGATGAAGTCCGGAACATTGCAGCCTAAGCAAAG ACATAAAGCTACTAAAAAGCAGccatgtgaaaacattactgtggCGTACTACTTCTGTGAGGAGCTGATACCTTACAGGACTTCTGTCAAAGGGAGGGTTGTCACGCTGGGTCAGTTCAAAGAACTGCTAACAAAGAAAGGAAATTACAG gtATTATTTCAAGAAGGTAAGCGATGAGTTTGACTGTGGGGTGGTGTTCGAAGAGGTACGTGAAGATGATGCTATCCTGCCCATCTTTGAGGAGAAGATCATTGGCAAAGTAGAAAAAGTTGACTAA
- the axin1 gene encoding axin-1 isoform X2, giving the protein MDAGTMSISDKRGYLADLGGSFTEDAPRPPVPGEEGELICSDGRQHSNLGFSSKNESLKCEPSVATPRRSDLDLGYEPEGSASPTPPYLKWAESLHSLLDDQDGILLFRTFLKQEECADMLDFWFACSGFRKLEASEVTEEKKVKLAKLIYKKYILDNNGIVSRQIKPATKAFIRDCVMKLHIDPAMFDQAQTEIQTMMEENTYPLFLKSDLYLEYTRTGGESPKLYSDQSLVSGNGKGLSSYLPPLKEYEEWRCDQGPEELPECDPTPSSRLTQKLLMETAQQRVANSTRFQDSHEYRHAPCRETINPYYVNTGHVMAPATSANDSEQQSMSSDADTISLTDSSVDGVPPYRYRKQHRREMHESARANGLVPLPHIPRPNRIPKDIHVEPERFAAELIRRLEGVLKEREAQEKLEERLKRVQLEEEADEVMMATATSLSSHRFPPGAYSQNYNPRYADNTYSGPFVGDAHEENPESILDDHVQRVMKTPGCQSPGTGRHSPKLRSPDGFPGIKGIGLPGQGKHPSRHGFKGETSHLYHHKHHSHHTSVGKPKEQVEADLVTHVHGSFPWSIESSHYGSKSRSYADGMGSNPMDYAGGRGGTQCKRAFKRGEELRPYDMPGPGEEMEKNQKILLWLMEGQKEMVQHKRSPYGSTTGSKRTVGHEGSRLGSTERSGSMHPCISGQLRNSVQPSHPFIQDPTMPPNPAPSPLIQLEEVCRRLEEEKMKSGTLQPKQRYVLEVIQRGRTAVRPAQFPQLSVVPAVSDSELSEPEHKATKKQPCENITVAYYFCEELIPYRTSVKGRVVTLGQFKELLTKKGNYRYYFKKVSDEFDCGVVFEEVREDDAILPIFEEKIIGKVEKVD; this is encoded by the exons ATGGATGCTGGGACTATGAGCATAAGCGACAAACGGGGCTACTTAGCAGACCTAGGAGGCAGCTTCACTGAGGATGCTCCCAGACCTCCTGTCCCCGGTGAAGAAGGAGAGCTCATATGCAGTGATGGTCGCCAGCACAGCAACCTCGGCTTCTCCTCGAAGAATGAGAGCCTCAAATGTGAGCCGTCTGTGGCTACACCCAGGCGATCTGACTTGGACCTGGGTTACGAGCCGGAGGGCAGCGCTTCGCCAACACCACCCTACTTAAAGTGGGCGGAATCTCTTCATTCTCTCCTGGATGACCAGGATGGCATCCTGCTGTTTAGGACGTTCCTCAAGCAAGAGGAATGTGCAGATATGTTGGACTTCTGGTTTGCCTGCAGTGGTTTTCGGAAACTTGAAGCCAGTGAGGTTACTGAGGAGAAGAAGGTGAAACTGGCAAAGCTGatatacaaaaaatacatcCTGGACAACAATGGGATTGTCTCTAGACAGATCAAACCAGCTACAAAGGCCTTCATCAGAGACTGTGTGATGAAGCTTCACATTGATCCTGCCATGTTTGATCAGGCTCAGACTGAAATACAGACTATGATGGAGGAAAATACCTATCCATTATTCCTTAAATCTGACCTATATTTGGAATACACACGGACAGGGGGTGAAAGCCCAAAGTTGTACAGTGACCAGAGCTTGGTTTCTGGCAATGGAAAGGGGCTATCGAGCTATTTACCACCTTTAAAGGAGTATGAGGAATGGAGATGCGACCAAGGACCAGAGGAGCTGCCTGAGTGTGACCCCACGCCAAGCAGCCGTCTTACTCAGAAGCTGCTGATGGAGACGGCACAGCAACGAGTTGCCAACAGCACAAGATTCCAGGACAGTCACGAGTACAG GCATGCACCATGTCGGGAGACAATCAACCCGTACTACGTCAACACTGGCCATGTTATGGCTCCTGCCACCAGCGCCAATGACAGTGAGCAACAGAGCATGTCCAGTGACGCAGACACCATTTCCCTTACGGACAGCAGTGT AGATGGGGTTCCACCCTACAGATACCGCAAGCAGCATCGCCGCGAGATGCATGAAAGTGCCAGAGCAAATGGGCTAGTGCCACTACCTCATATTCCA CGCCCAAACCGGATTCCAAAGGATATACACGTGGAGCCAGAAAGGTTTGCTGCAGAGCTGATCAGGAGACTGGAGGGTGTACTGAAAGAGAGGGAGGCTCAGGAGAAACTAGAGGAACGACTGAAGAGAGTACAGTTG GAAGAGGAGGCTGACGAAGTCATGATGGCCACAGCAACATCATTATCCAGTCACAGGTTCCCCCCTGGTGCTTATTCACAGAATTACAACCCCCGCTATGCTGACAACACCTACAGCGGTCCTTTTGTCGGAGATGCTCATGAAGAAAACCCAGAGAGCATCTTGGACGACCACGTGCAGCGAGTCATGAAGACCCCGGGCTGCCAGTCGCCGGGAACCGGCCGTCATTCTCCAAAGTTGCGCTCACCAGACGGTTTCCCAGGGATAAAAGGGATTGGGCTGCCAGGCCAGGGTAAACATCCATCCAGGCACGGTTTCAAGGGAGAAACTAGCCACTTGTACCACCACAAACACCATAGCCACCACACAAGCGTGGGCAAGCCCAAAGAGCAGGTGGAGGCTGATTTAGTCACGCATGTGCATGGGAGCTTTCCCTGGAGCATCGAGTCAAGTCATTACGGATCAAAGTCTCGCAGCTATGCAGACGGCATGGGATCCAACCCCATGGACTATGCAGG CGGGAGAGGTGGCACCCAGTGTAAAAGAGCATTCAAGAGAGGTGAGGAATTGCGGCCTTATGACATGCCGGGGCCTGGAGAGGAGATGGAGAAAAACCAGAAGATCCTTTTGTGGCTGATGGAAGGACAGAAAGAAATGGTTCAACATAAGAGAAGCCCATATGG GAGCACCACTGGGTCCAAAAGGACTGTTGGACATGAAGGATCCCGCCTCGGCTCAACAGAGCGGTCAGGGTCGATGCATCCGTGCATCAGTGGCCAGCTGCGGAACAGTGTGCAGCCGTCTCACCCTTTCATCCAGGATCCCACCATGCCGCCCAACCCAGCTCCCAGCCCCCTCATTCAGCTGGAGGAGGTTTGCCGGCGACTCGAGGAGGAGAAGATGAAGTCCGGAACATTGCAGCCTAAGCAAAG GTATGTGCTGGAGGTGATCCAGAGGGGTCGCACAGCAGTCAGGCCCGCACAGTTCCCTCAGCTCAGCGTTGTACCTGCAGTTTCAGACAGCGAGCTCTCCGAGCCCGA ACATAAAGCTACTAAAAAGCAGccatgtgaaaacattactgtggCGTACTACTTCTGTGAGGAGCTGATACCTTACAGGACTTCTGTCAAAGGGAGGGTTGTCACGCTGGGTCAGTTCAAAGAACTGCTAACAAAGAAAGGAAATTACAG gtATTATTTCAAGAAGGTAAGCGATGAGTTTGACTGTGGGGTGGTGTTCGAAGAGGTACGTGAAGATGATGCTATCCTGCCCATCTTTGAGGAGAAGATCATTGGCAAAGTAGAAAAAGTTGACTAA